A stretch of Apostichopus japonicus isolate 1M-3 chromosome 9, ASM3797524v1, whole genome shotgun sequence DNA encodes these proteins:
- the LOC139973523 gene encoding uncharacterized protein, with the protein MGNQRRELFCVNFFTLLMGWNVLASITASADVTDRSSSLSYFLFQSTENPKDCQEILSKCSNTPNASGVYKIKPAGFPEPFEVYCENDSGSNGWTVIQRRTDGFINFTRNWDDYKHGFGYLGSEFWLGNEKFAYLTNQKKYQLRMDLTNAAGHTYYVTYDDFRIADEWSQYSIQRLGNESGDPGPFIEECPSNTRFSKSTCERLCTEPNTCINSASMETERCICPNGYMIQGENCIPQSQCGCFLQEKGSVLNDGESFVNSDCTSRINCNENRLSYENDYRCSDDATCQERDGVRRCICNDTYEGDGVTCIRNEPPKDCYEIYNTGIHIDGVYTIYPTGWEDSGFQVYCEMSTDGGGWTILQNRTSGSVNFYRGWNAYRDGFESPSGDHWLGNDKIHDLTTQKTYQLMIDLTDSAGSQFHARYSTFRIGDEGNKYRLSIGSYTGNAGYDAMKYRNNKPFSTHDRDYDHWSSVNCAQKHRSGWWHYYYYYYYYSCYRFSYGGYYYYCTASNLNGDYQYSDYRGIFWYNLPGNDCGIDGTKMRIRPVG; encoded by the exons GCTTCTGCTGACGTCACTGATCGATCATCGA GTTTATCTTACTTTCTATTTCAATCAACCGAGAACCCGAAAGATTGCCAAGAAATCCTCAGTAAATGTTCAAATACCCCAAATGCATCTGGTGTTTACAAAATCAAACCTGCTGGTTTCCCAGAGCCGTTCGAAGTGTACTGTGAAAACGACTCAGGCAGTAATGGATGGACG GTAATACAGCGACGGACGGATGGATTCATCAACTTTACTCGGAATTGGGACGATTACAAGCACGGTTTTGGATATCTGGGAAGTGAATTTTGGTTAGGAAATGAAAAATTCGCTTACCTAACAAATCAAAAGAAGTATCAACTTCGTATGGACTTAACGAATGCTGCAGGGCACACGTATTACGTGACTTACGACGATTTTCGTATCGCCGATGAATGGAGCCAATATTCTATTCAAAGACTTGGAAACGAAAGTGGCGATCCAG GTCCATTTATCGAGGAGTGTCCATCGAATACGAGGTTTTCTAAGAGTACATGCGAGAGACTTTGTACTGAACCCAATACGTGTATTAATTCAGCATCTATGGAAACAGAAAGGTGCATCTGTCCAAACGGTTATATGATACAAGGAGAGAACTGCATACCTCAAAGTCAGTGTGGATGCTTTTTACAAGAAAAGGGAAGTGTGCTTAAT GACGGTGAATCATTTGTCAATTCTGACTGTACTTCCCGTATAAACTGCAACGAAAATCGGCTGAGTTATGAAAATGACTACCGATGCAGTGACGATGCAACGTGTCAGGAGAGAGACGGTGTGAGAAGATGTATTTGCAACGATACGTATGAAGGAGATGGGGTAACGTGTATTCGGAACGAACCTCCGAAGGATTGCTACGAGATATACAATACAGGGATCCATATCGACGGGGTTTATACCATCTATCCTACTGGCTGGGAGGATTCTGGCTTCCAGGTCTACTGTGAGATGTCAAcggacggaggaggatggacg ATTCTACAGAACAGGACGTCTGGTTCAGTTAACTTCTATCGTGGTTGGAATGCATACAGGGACGGGTTTGAAAGTCCAAGCGGGGATCACTGGCTTGGTAACGACAAGATTCACGACCTTACAACTCAGAAGACCTACCAACTAATGATTGACCTGACAGATTCAGCTGGTTCACAGTTCCACGCCCGCTACTCCACATTCAGAATTGGAGACGAGGGTAATAAATATAGACTCTCTATAGGCTCGTACACAGGAAATGCAG GTTATGACGCCatgaaatacagaaacaataaaCCTTTCAGCACGCACGATCGGGACTACGATCATTGGAGTAGTGTCAACTGTGCACAGAAGCATCGCAGTGGCTGGtggcattattattattattattattattacagctGCTACCGCTTTAGTTACGGTGGATACTATTACTATTGCACTGCTTCTAACCTCAACGGAGACTACCAATACAGCGACTACCGCGGAATCTTCTGGTATAATCTTCCTGGGAACGATTGCGGCATCGATGGTACAAAAATGAGGATACGACCAGTTGGATAG